A portion of the bacterium genome contains these proteins:
- a CDS encoding response regulator, whose protein sequence is MAETEPGKSCEVLLAEDDESIRNTLQSLLELKGYSVRLAQNTEETLALLGEQRFDLIISDYLMPGGGGREILRFLQENGRSPAIIMITGLADEQLFSELTTQGVDRCLSKPFRLATLLETIEEVMADRNCH, encoded by the coding sequence GTGGCGGAGACTGAACCCGGGAAGAGCTGCGAGGTGCTGCTGGCCGAGGATGATGAGTCGATCCGGAATACGCTGCAATCGCTATTGGAGCTGAAGGGCTACTCGGTCCGTCTCGCCCAGAACACGGAGGAGACACTGGCGCTGCTGGGGGAGCAGCGCTTCGACCTGATCATCTCCGACTACCTCATGCCCGGCGGGGGGGGACGTGAGATCCTCCGGTTCCTGCAGGAGAATGGACGGTCGCCGGCCATCATCATGATCACCGGCCTGGCCGACGAGCAGCTCTTCAGCGAGCTTACCACCCAGGGCGTAGACCGCTGTCTGAGCAAGCCCTTCCGGCTGGCCACGTTGCTTGAGACCATTGAGGAGGTCATGGCGGACCGGAACTGTCATTAG
- a CDS encoding DegT/DnrJ/EryC1/StrS family aminotransferase yields MATLAINGGTPIRKDKPYPSVGSAAGRTFGKEELANLTEAIESGMLNRSGGKFVPQVEQKWAEHLGVKHCTVSTSGTAAIHVAVGAINPNPGDEIITGPITDMGTVIPILAQNCIPVFGDLRRDNIGLDAADVERRITERTKAIIPVHLCGNATDMDPLMALAEKYNLKVIEDCSQAYGTLYKGKHVGTIGHMGTFSLQQSKHISTGDGGLTVTNDDALGERAVLFANKGWPNYGKSERNYVMFGMCYRMTELQAAVLDAQIGKVDWVTARRNEIGDMICAAVGDCEGLEVPGVSEGGKHTYWFLPLLVDQEELGIATSKLAQALSAEGAPCGAHYIGQPIFMYDLLRQKKIYGDSTYPFSLQPEGQEVRYEKGECPQTERILDDLLQVSVNEMMTDEDVSDIIACFEKVWANLDELRAG; encoded by the coding sequence GTGGCAACTCTGGCTATCAATGGTGGCACGCCCATTCGGAAGGACAAGCCCTATCCGAGCGTGGGTAGTGCGGCCGGGCGGACCTTCGGCAAGGAAGAACTCGCGAACCTGACGGAAGCCATCGAGAGCGGGATGCTGAACCGCTCGGGGGGCAAGTTCGTGCCCCAGGTCGAGCAGAAGTGGGCCGAGCACCTCGGGGTCAAGCACTGCACCGTCTCGACCTCCGGGACGGCGGCCATCCATGTGGCCGTCGGGGCCATCAACCCCAACCCGGGCGATGAGATCATCACCGGCCCCATCACGGACATGGGGACGGTCATCCCCATCCTCGCTCAGAACTGCATCCCGGTGTTCGGCGACCTGCGGCGCGACAACATCGGCCTGGATGCCGCCGATGTGGAGCGGCGCATCACCGAGCGGACCAAGGCGATCATCCCGGTCCACCTGTGCGGCAACGCCACCGACATGGACCCGCTGATGGCGCTGGCCGAGAAGTACAACCTCAAGGTCATCGAGGACTGCTCGCAGGCGTACGGGACGCTGTACAAGGGCAAGCATGTCGGCACGATCGGCCACATGGGGACGTTCTCGCTGCAGCAATCCAAGCACATCAGCACCGGCGACGGCGGGCTGACGGTGACGAATGACGACGCCCTGGGCGAGCGCGCGGTGCTGTTCGCCAACAAGGGCTGGCCGAACTACGGCAAGTCCGAGCGCAACTACGTGATGTTCGGCATGTGCTACCGGATGACGGAGCTGCAGGCGGCCGTGCTGGACGCGCAGATCGGCAAGGTCGACTGGGTCACGGCGCGGCGCAATGAGATCGGTGACATGATCTGCGCGGCCGTCGGCGATTGCGAGGGCCTGGAAGTGCCGGGCGTGTCGGAGGGTGGCAAGCACACCTACTGGTTCCTGCCGCTGCTGGTGGATCAGGAGGAGCTGGGGATCGCCACGAGCAAGCTGGCGCAGGCGCTGTCGGCCGAGGGAGCGCCGTGCGGGGCCCACTACATCGGCCAGCCGATCTTCATGTACGACCTGCTGCGCCAGAAGAAGATCTACGGGGACTCGACGTATCCGTTCAGCCTGCAGCCCGAGGGCCAGGAAGTACGCTACGAAAAGGGCGAATGCCCGCAGACCGAGCGCATCCTGGATGACCTACTGCAGGTGTCGGTCAATGAGATGATGACGGATGAGGATGTGTCCGACATCATCGCCTGCTTCGAGAAGGTCTGGGCGAACCTGGACGAACTGCGCGCAGGTTAG
- a CDS encoding secondary thiamine-phosphate synthase enzyme YjbQ codes for MKAHTSYLWFNTQRPREYVNITPDVQRALTESGVTEGMVLVSAMHITAGVYVNDAESGIIADIDGMLEHLAPYRADYLHHRTGEDNGDAHLKSLLVHHQVIVPVTEGKLDLGPWQQVYYAEFDGQRRKRVVIKVMGE; via the coding sequence GTGAAGGCACATACCAGCTATCTGTGGTTCAACACGCAGCGGCCGCGGGAGTACGTCAACATCACCCCCGATGTGCAGCGGGCGCTGACCGAGAGCGGGGTGACCGAGGGGATGGTGCTCGTGTCGGCCATGCACATCACCGCCGGTGTCTACGTCAATGACGCCGAGAGCGGCATCATCGCCGACATTGATGGGATGCTCGAGCACCTGGCGCCGTACCGGGCCGACTATCTGCACCACCGCACCGGTGAGGACAACGGCGATGCGCACCTCAAGAGCCTGCTGGTGCACCATCAGGTGATAGTGCCGGTGACGGAGGGCAAGCTGGACCTGGGGCCGTGGCAGCAGGTGTACTACGCGGAGTTCGACGGGCAGCGGCGCAAGCGGGTGGTCATCAAGGTGATGGGCGAATAG
- a CDS encoding GAF domain-containing sensor histidine kinase, which translates to MAPEPEAIEVLEVRLAQRDRQLASIHRITAALSTITKLADVVKQALHVSLECVGANDGSVILYDAAKEKLVFAYVIGAKADDLIGLELDPGRGIAGAVFQSGSLRVSDDVSKEADHDKKVEEHTNYVTRNMVTVPLKSPQGQTLGVMQVLNKDTGRFDEGDVEVLEILGGQIAIALESARLYEEARLAEVVRFIGNLSHDVKNMITPSQTGAETLHMIADDTYARLDELLTADQCPGAPLDDIWVALDDLRVMYPEMLSMILDGCDAVQQRMVEVSAAVKGIVSEPHFEKQQLGAVIERVIKPLELVGEKAGVTVSYQPQGELPDIDMDDKQMYNATYNLVNNAIQATPSGGSVTAKTRLSEVGEFEPFPEAQVVVLEVVDTGQGMPPEVKAKAFTDNAVSTKPMGTGLGTKIVKNVMDVHNAKIQVDSEEGKGTTIRCLIPLEHVAEE; encoded by the coding sequence ATGGCTCCGGAACCGGAGGCTATCGAGGTGTTGGAGGTCCGGCTGGCGCAGCGTGACCGGCAACTCGCCTCGATCCACAGGATCACGGCGGCGCTCAGCACGATCACGAAGCTGGCGGATGTGGTCAAGCAGGCGCTGCACGTGTCCCTCGAGTGCGTGGGCGCCAACGACGGGTCCGTCATCTTGTACGATGCCGCCAAAGAGAAGCTGGTGTTCGCGTATGTGATCGGGGCCAAGGCCGACGACCTGATCGGCCTGGAGCTGGACCCCGGCCGCGGCATCGCCGGCGCGGTCTTCCAGTCGGGCAGCCTGCGCGTCAGCGACGACGTGAGCAAAGAGGCCGACCACGACAAGAAGGTCGAGGAGCACACGAACTACGTGACCCGCAACATGGTCACGGTGCCGCTCAAGAGCCCGCAGGGCCAGACCCTCGGCGTCATGCAGGTGCTCAACAAGGACACCGGACGCTTCGACGAGGGCGATGTGGAGGTGCTGGAGATCCTGGGCGGCCAGATCGCCATCGCCCTGGAGTCGGCGCGGCTGTATGAAGAGGCCCGGCTGGCGGAGGTCGTGCGCTTCATTGGGAATCTGAGCCACGACGTCAAGAACATGATCACTCCGTCGCAGACCGGCGCCGAGACGCTGCACATGATCGCCGACGACACCTACGCGCGCCTGGATGAGCTGCTGACCGCCGACCAGTGCCCCGGGGCGCCGCTGGATGATATCTGGGTGGCCCTGGACGACCTGCGGGTGATGTACCCCGAGATGCTGTCCATGATCTTGGACGGCTGCGACGCCGTGCAGCAGCGCATGGTGGAGGTGTCCGCAGCCGTCAAGGGGATCGTGTCCGAGCCGCACTTTGAGAAACAGCAACTGGGGGCGGTCATCGAGCGCGTCATCAAGCCGCTGGAGCTGGTCGGCGAGAAGGCCGGCGTGACGGTCAGCTACCAGCCGCAGGGCGAGTTGCCTGACATTGACATGGATGACAAGCAGATGTACAACGCAACGTATAACCTGGTGAATAATGCTATCCAGGCGACGCCCTCGGGGGGCAGCGTCACGGCCAAGACCCGCCTGAGCGAGGTCGGCGAGTTCGAGCCCTTCCCCGAGGCGCAGGTGGTGGTGCTGGAAGTCGTGGACACGGGGCAGGGCATGCCGCCAGAGGTGAAGGCCAAGGCCTTCACGGACAACGCGGTGAGCACTAAGCCGATGGGCACGGGGCTGGGGACGAAGATCGTCAAGAATGTCATGGACGTGCACAACGCCAAGATCCAGGTGGACAGCGAGGAGGGGAAGGGCACGACGATCCGGTGCCTGATCCCGCTGGAGCATGTCGCCGAGGAGTAG
- a CDS encoding cold shock domain-containing protein produces MPKGTVKWFNDTKGYGFIAQDGGEDVFVHYSAISGEGYRSLAEGSRVEFEVESSGKGPRATNVVVIEAAPEADSW; encoded by the coding sequence ATGCCGAAAGGCACAGTCAAGTGGTTCAACGACACAAAGGGCTATGGGTTCATCGCGCAGGATGGTGGGGAGGATGTCTTCGTACATTACTCCGCCATCTCGGGTGAGGGGTATCGCTCTCTGGCTGAAGGCTCCCGCGTAGAGTTCGAAGTCGAGAGCAGTGGCAAGGGCCCACGGGCTACCAATGTGGTAGTCATCGAAGCTGCGCCGGAAGCCGATTCTTGGTAG
- a CDS encoding VCBS repeat-containing protein encodes MRFRHAVLDADPPGSQHDVLLTADLTGNGLPDVIVGGKQGEHTLFWYENPGWQRHDIGGVPNLEPCGLLHDVDGDGRLDVIVGQDVSGTELYWFQQPADPREPWTAHLIENRFRQYHDQALGDVDGDGAPELVIFSQKSGVLGYYDFPADPTAGPWHEHFHEIAQVSEMDEGLALADLDQGGRLAIIAGTSVYRRCCEGGWDVQPVAPGMRQTRCAVSDLNGDGWPDIVLCEGESTSGTLVWFAAPRWRPYLLAEGLDNPHSLQIADFNGDGRPDIMVAEMGLAGARGEATAHAPRVLVYLNRGDGQFEEHVISEGIATHEAKCADLNGNGRPDIIGKAYQERHIDIWWNETEP; translated from the coding sequence ATGCGGTTCCGCCACGCAGTGCTTGATGCCGACCCGCCGGGCAGCCAGCATGATGTGTTGCTCACGGCAGACCTGACCGGCAACGGTCTGCCTGACGTCATCGTCGGCGGCAAGCAGGGCGAGCACACGCTCTTCTGGTACGAGAACCCCGGCTGGCAGCGGCACGACATCGGCGGTGTGCCGAATCTGGAGCCCTGCGGCTTGCTGCACGACGTAGACGGCGACGGCCGCCTCGACGTGATCGTCGGCCAGGATGTGTCGGGGACGGAGCTGTACTGGTTCCAGCAGCCTGCGGACCCGCGCGAGCCGTGGACCGCACACCTCATCGAGAACCGCTTCCGACAGTACCACGACCAGGCCCTCGGTGATGTGGACGGTGACGGCGCGCCTGAGCTGGTCATCTTCTCCCAAAAGAGTGGCGTCCTGGGCTACTATGACTTCCCCGCCGACCCGACGGCAGGGCCATGGCATGAGCACTTCCACGAGATCGCGCAGGTCAGCGAGATGGATGAAGGGCTCGCCCTCGCCGACCTGGACCAGGGCGGGCGACTGGCGATCATCGCCGGGACCAGCGTCTACCGGCGGTGCTGTGAGGGCGGCTGGGACGTGCAGCCGGTGGCGCCAGGGATGAGGCAGACACGCTGCGCCGTGAGCGACCTGAACGGCGATGGCTGGCCGGATATCGTGCTGTGCGAGGGGGAGAGCACATCGGGGACGCTGGTGTGGTTCGCGGCGCCACGTTGGCGGCCGTACCTGCTGGCCGAGGGTCTCGACAACCCGCACTCGCTCCAGATCGCCGACTTCAACGGCGATGGTCGCCCGGACATCATGGTGGCTGAGATGGGACTGGCCGGCGCGCGCGGGGAGGCGACCGCTCACGCGCCGCGCGTGCTGGTCTACCTGAACCGGGGCGACGGTCAGTTCGAGGAGCATGTCATCAGCGAGGGAATCGCCACCCACGAGGCGAAATGCGCTGACCTGAACGGTAACGGCCGCCCCGATATCATCGGCAAAGCCTATCAGGAACGCCACATAGACATATGGTGGAACGAAACGGAACCATGA